The Polyangium spumosum region TTCCGGAGGAGCACGCCGAGGCCAAAATCGTCGACGCCGCAGTTGTTCGAGACGACGACGAGGTCCTTCGTGCCGAGCTCGCGCAGCGCGGCGATGCAGTTCTCGGGGATCCCGCAGAGGCCGAAGCCGCCCGCGAGGATCGTCGCGCCGTCGGGGATGTCCCGACACGCGTCGAGGGCGCTCTGGTAGACCTTGTTCATACGGCCCGGAGTGCTACCAGAGCCGCGCCCAGGTGGCCAGGGGGATCCCTCGAACTTGGCCCCGCCCGCGGCGCAGGCGTATTCCCGTGGCCGTGAGCCGCCCCTTCCGCTCCCTCGCCGCCGCGCTCGCGATTGCGCTCTGCGGCATGCCCACGACGCCCGCCGAAGCCGCGCCTCCCGCGCCCGCCGCGCCGCAGGCCGCCCGCGCAGGGGCGCACAAGCCCCCGAGCCCTGCACGACGCGCCAGGACGGAGCCGCCAGCGACGGGACGCTCGGGACGGGCGAGCAAGGGCAAGCCCGAGGCGACGCGCCCCGCGAAGAAGCCCGCGCCTCCGCCGCGCGCCGATTCCGTCGGCCCGCCGAACGACGGACGCCTCGAAGGAGGCATTCGGCTCGATACGACGAAGAAGCCCTACCTGCGCGTCGTGCCGGCCTACAATTACAAGGACATGGACACGCGCTGGGGCCTGCCCGCGCTCGTCCACGCGCTCGATCGCGCGGCGAAGGCCGTGCACAAGAAGTTCCCGGGCGCGGTGCTCGGCGTCGGCGACATCTCGCGCAAGGGCGGCGGCGAGCTCGCGCATCACCACTCGCACGAGAGCGGGCGCGACGCGGACCTCGGGTTTTACCTGGTCAATGAGAAGGGCCAGCCCGTGCTGCGCCACGGGTTCGTGAAGGTCGACGAGAAGCTCACGGTCCCGAGCGTGCCGGGCGCGCGCTTCGACGTCCCGCGGAACTGGCTCTTTCTGCAGAACCTCCTGCTCGACCGCCAGGCGCGCGTGAGCCACGTCTTCGTGGCCGACCCGATCAAGCACGCCCTGCTCGCCCACGCCCGCGCGCGCGGCGTCTCCCGCGCCCTCTACGTGCGGGCCGCGCAGGTCATGATGCAGCCCACGGGCGGTTTGCCGCACGACGACCATTTCCACGTGCGTATCTCGTGCCCGCCCTCGATGAAGAAGAGCTGCGTCGAGATCGCCAAGAACGCGCCGAGCAAGGCGCGGCTGAAGATGGCGAAGAAGGGCAAACGCGGCATGAAGACCCCGGCGCGCCGCGCCGCCGCGCCCCCGCCGGCGGCCCCGCGCCGCACCTCCGAGGTGCAGACCAAGGGCGAGCGCACGGGCGGCATTTACCTCTCCCGCACCACGAAAGCGACGACGGGCCCGGACGTCCCGGTCTCGCTCTGGGCGCTCGCAGGCGCCGCAATCGGCCGGGGCGACGCGGCGCGCGCCGCCGCGGAGAAGGCCAACGACGGGCGCGACGAGGCCGCCTCCGACGCCGCCGACGTGAAGGAAGCCGTCGACGAGGAAGGCGCGCCGCGGATCACGCGGTGACGAAACATTGGCGCCCGAACCATCTGGCGCCGCCGCGCGCGAGCCCTGTTGCGCCGGGCGGGCCGTCGCTGGTACGTTGACCGGTCATGTCTCCGGGTCGACTCAGCCCTTTTCCGAAGCGCAAGAGCAGCACGAAGGTCCGTGCCCAGAGGCCGGGGTCGATCGCGCCGCCGCGCGCGAGCGTCCCGCCGCCGCTCTTTGATCCGGCGAGCGAGCTTCAGGCCGTGCTCGCCGAGCTCTCGCCGCACGGCGTCGCCGCCCTCCTCGCCCACGCGCGCAAGCTTCGCGACGACGAGCGCCGCCGCGGCGCGACGCCTCCGCTCATCGTGCTCTCCCCGCGTGATTTCGCGGCCCGCGTGGTGCATGCCGCGAGCGAGGTGATCGTGGCGCGGGACGAGGGCAAGGTGTTCGTCGCCGCGCTCTTCCGTTCGCTCGAGGAGCGCGGCGAGGCATCCGGGCTCGGGCTCGCCGAGTTCAAGAACCGGCTGCTCATGGCGCACCAGGCGGGGCTGCTCGTCCTGAGCCGCTTCGAGCCGAACGAGCGCGCCGACGCCGCGACCGTCACGGCCTCCGAGATTCGCCACCTCGGCGCGATGTACCACCTCGTGCTCGTGCGCCGTTCCAAAGGAGAGAGCTCGAAGTAAACTCGGGGCGACAATGGCGCCTCCGGCCGACGAAGAGAGCCCCCCGCATGGCTCGGCGACGCCGCCGCTCGCCGTGCGCGCCGCGGCGCTCTTCGTGATCGGCTCGGTCGCCTGCTCGTGTTTGCTGCTCGGCGCCGCGATGGCCCTGTATCCCGGCGGCACGTGGCTCGATCGGGCCGCCGCCGGGCACGACTTCTTCCGCAATTTCCTCTGTGACCTGACGGCCGATCGTGCCCTCGATGGGCGGACGAACCCGGGCGCGTGGCTCGCCAAGGCGGGGATGATGGCCCTCGCGGCGGGCACGTTGCCGTTCTGGTTTCTGGTCACGCGGCTCTTCGCGGCGCGGGTCGGGCTCTCGGTCGCCGTGCGTGTCTTCGGGCTCGCCTCGGCGCTCGCGGCGACGCTGGTCCCGCTCGCGCCCTCGCAGCGGTATGGTTTGCTCCACGCGCTGCTCATTCTCGTCGCGGGGGCGCCGGGGCTCGTCGCGGCCGCGCTCGCCACCTTTGGATTGCTTTCGGCGAAGGGCGGCCCGCGAGCGCCCGCGCGCCTCGCGGCATGCACCGTGGGCCTCGCGGCCCTCGACGGCGCGCTTTATGCGGCGCACGTCGCCTCGGGGGAGGAGGTCCCCTCGGCGCTGCTGCCCGCGCTGCAAAAGCTCGCCGCGCTCGCGCTCGTCGCCTGGATGACGGGCACGGCGGTGATCACCGCGACGCTCAATCGTCCTTCGTCGCGCAGGACATCTCCAGGAGCCCAAAAGGCACGGCCCTCGCCCCGCCGGTGAACCGGAAGTTCCAGAGGTATTCGCCCTCGGGGCAGGTCGAGCCGTGGAAGAAGTCCACCTCCGTCACGCAAAACCCGCTCGGACAGTCCGGGCAATCGGGCGAGGTGCGGCACGCCTCGAGGTCGGCGCCCTCGTGCTGGACGATCTCGCAACGACGCAGCTTCTCACCACCATACTCGGCGAACGCCTCCCCCTCGGTCGGATCACGCCATCCTTTGGCCGGATCACATTGCTCGAGGTCCGGCTGCGCGACGTGGAACTTGCATTCGGCGCGCCCGCTCGCGTCGATCTGGAGGGGTCGCTCCAGGCAGGGGAGGCCGCAGCTCAGGAAGTAAGACGTCCCGAGCATGTTCGCCCACGCCGTTTTGTCGTCGCACGGCCACGCGTAATCGGTCGAATACACGAGCTTGCCCCACGCTTCGAGGCGCGTCTTGCCTTGCTTGAAGATCTGGCATCCGAACTCCCCCGCGTTCGACGGCACGACGAGGCTCATCCGGTACGTCGAATCGCGCGCGAGCTCGCTCGGGAGCAGATCCGCGGGGGGCGCCACGTCCTCGTCGTCGCGCGTGCTCGCGAGGAGCAGCGCATGCATCGTGCCTCGCGCGAGCGACGCGACAAACTCCGCCTCCGCGTCGGTCTCGGGCGCATGCAATCCCTCCATGAGATCGAGCGCGCGGCGCGCCGCCCGCAGCGGCCGGTAGCTCTCGCCCGGCGCCGCGAGCCGCGCCTCCAGGGCCTCGGCGGCCGCGGCCACGACGGCGTCGACCTCCTCGGCCTTCGAGGTGATCGTCTTCCACGCGAGCGCCGGCCGGTCGATCGGCGTGACGAGCGAAAGCGCGGTCGGGGCGCTCGGACGCACGATGACCACCTGATCATCACCCGGGCGCCATTCGGCGGGATCGTTGGTCCCCCAGCAGCCGTCCTCTCGAGACCGCACGTTGCCGAGCAGGGCCGCGCGGAGCGCCTCCGTCGCGTGCTGCCGGAGCTCGGCCGCCTCCGGCGTATCTGCGTCATCGACGACGAGCACGTATACGTTCGGCGTCCCCCGGCCGACGTACATTTGCGATTCATAGAGCGCCGTCGTGCTCGGCGTGACCGGCACGGCCGCCGGCCCATCACACGCCGTCGCCGCCAGACCCGCGGAAAAGGAAAGAAAGAGCGTCGGTACCCACTTCATGGCCGTCGCGTGCGGCAAACGGCATGCCCATGGTCCAGCGTGGTACTTGCCCTCGAAATCGCCGGTGTTCGTGCGCCCGGCGGCAACTCGACGGCGCCCCGCGCCTACGTCGTTGGCAGTCCCATCAACTGAGGAGCGCCATCAAATCGTCGCGCGTGATCCCCGCCGCCTGCGCCGCCTCGCCGAGCGCCGCGTCGGCCACGAGCCGCTTTTTCTCCTGCAACGCGAGGATCCGCTCCTCCACCGTGTCCTTGGCCACGAGCCGATACACGAAGACGGGTTTGTCCTGACCGATACGGTGCGCGCGGTCCGCGGCCTGGTCCTCGACGGCCGGGTTCCACCACGGATCCATCAAGAACACGTGATCGGCGGCGGTCAGGTTGAGGCCCGTTCCGCCGGCCTTGAGCGAGAGCAGCATCACGGGCGGGCCCCCTTCGGCCTGGAACGCGTTCACCACGCCCGCGCGATCCACGGTCGAGCCGTCGAGCCGATTGAAAGAAATCCCGGCCTCGGCGAGGTGCGGCTCGATGAGGTCGAGCAGCGACGTCCATTGCGAGAACACGAGCGCCTTGTGGCCGTCCGCCGCCGCGTCGGAGAGCGCCTCGACGAGCGCCTCCACCTTCGACGACCCCGAAGCCGCCTGCCCCGGCACGAGCGCCGCGTGGCAAGCGGCCTGCCTCAGCCGGAGCAGCGCCTCGAGCGCGGCGAGCACGCTGCCGCCCTCGGCGAGGCGCTTCACCACGTCATTCAGCGTCGCCGCGCGCACGGCGTCGTACACCGCGCGCTCCTTCTCGTCGAGCTCCACGCTGAGCACGCCGTCGG contains the following coding sequences:
- a CDS encoding penicillin-insensitive murein endopeptidase, yielding MSRPFRSLAAALAIALCGMPTTPAEAAPPAPAAPQAARAGAHKPPSPARRARTEPPATGRSGRASKGKPEATRPAKKPAPPPRADSVGPPNDGRLEGGIRLDTTKKPYLRVVPAYNYKDMDTRWGLPALVHALDRAAKAVHKKFPGAVLGVGDISRKGGGELAHHHSHESGRDADLGFYLVNEKGQPVLRHGFVKVDEKLTVPSVPGARFDVPRNWLFLQNLLLDRQARVSHVFVADPIKHALLAHARARGVSRALYVRAAQVMMQPTGGLPHDDHFHVRISCPPSMKKSCVEIAKNAPSKARLKMAKKGKRGMKTPARRAAAPPPAAPRRTSEVQTKGERTGGIYLSRTTKATTGPDVPVSLWALAGAAIGRGDAARAAAEKANDGRDEAASDAADVKEAVDEEGAPRITR